In Shouchella patagoniensis, the following are encoded in one genomic region:
- a CDS encoding GNAT family N-acetyltransferase, giving the protein MALTVRKMEKTDLLAIQALFARVGSTTQVDQNSRFLVVESENGAIVGTVGLDKAGELGLLRTMVIDSNRTHPAASIEFIQLAIAFAQTEGIHTVYALSNGKVALFEPLGFERIEEPFLPEVIKTMDHYQLVTETDQATIWAYSCSPI; this is encoded by the coding sequence ATGGCTCTCACGGTTAGAAAAATGGAGAAAACTGATTTATTAGCCATTCAAGCTTTATTTGCACGAGTTGGTTCAACGACTCAAGTCGATCAAAATAGCCGCTTTCTTGTAGTGGAAAGTGAAAATGGAGCAATTGTAGGAACAGTTGGCCTTGATAAGGCGGGAGAGCTAGGGCTTTTACGGACGATGGTCATTGATAGTAACCGGACTCATCCAGCAGCCTCAATTGAATTTATCCAACTAGCGATTGCTTTTGCGCAAACAGAAGGGATTCATACGGTTTATGCGTTAAGTAATGGGAAAGTAGCTTTATTTGAACCGCTTGGTTTCGAACGCATTGAAGAGCCGTTTTTACCCGAAGTAATTAAAACGATGGACCATTATCAATTAGTGACGGAAACAGATCAAGCAACAATCTGGGCTTATTCTTGTTCGCCTATTTGA
- the prmC gene encoding peptide chain release factor N(5)-glutamine methyltransferase, translated as MKIYEALRWASSFLLERNLEEPAGEWLLRHHTGKDRSNLLASMHDVLEEPIWIAFRSDVQLLATGVPVQHIIGTEEFYGRTFQVNKDVLIPRPETEELVELLLTKMPQAPLSILDIGTGSGAIAISLKLERPDCEVTALDLSEDALSVAKQNALKLGADVSFKQGDLFAPVSGETFDVIVSNPPYIPETDVNTLATQVRDYEPHSALFAGKDGLVIYRRLAEAMPRFVKENALIGLEFGVGQGIEIKTLFSRAFPFATVDICYDINGKDRMLAIYGDLRS; from the coding sequence ATGAAAATATACGAAGCTCTTCGTTGGGCTTCGTCTTTTTTACTGGAAAGAAACCTAGAAGAGCCAGCGGGAGAGTGGTTACTGCGGCACCATACAGGGAAAGACCGCTCTAACTTGCTTGCGAGTATGCATGATGTATTAGAGGAGCCTATCTGGATAGCATTCCGTAGCGATGTGCAGTTGCTTGCTACAGGTGTTCCAGTACAGCATATTATTGGTACAGAAGAGTTCTACGGAAGAACGTTTCAAGTAAATAAAGACGTCCTTATTCCACGACCGGAGACAGAGGAGCTGGTGGAGCTCTTATTAACTAAGATGCCTCAAGCCCCTTTATCCATTCTTGATATTGGAACGGGGAGTGGAGCAATTGCGATTTCTTTAAAACTTGAACGGCCTGATTGCGAAGTCACTGCTCTTGATTTATCGGAAGATGCACTTTCTGTAGCGAAACAGAACGCTTTAAAGCTTGGAGCAGATGTTTCTTTTAAACAAGGAGATTTATTTGCACCTGTTTCTGGTGAGACATTTGATGTCATTGTCTCAAATCCGCCATATATTCCTGAAACAGATGTAAACACTCTTGCAACACAGGTGCGGGACTATGAGCCGCATAGCGCATTGTTTGCAGGGAAAGACGGTCTAGTGATTTACCGACGATTGGCTGAAGCGATGCCCCGTTTTGTAAAAGAAAACGCATTAATAGGGCTTGAATTCGGTGTTGGCCAAGGGATTGAGATAAAAACATTATTTAGTCGTGCGTTTCCATTTGCGACTGTTGATATTTGTTATGATATAAATGGGAAAGATCGCATGCTCGCTATTTATGGAGATTTGCGCAGTTAA
- the spoIIR gene encoding stage II sporulation protein R has translation MKPRAIIYLLISLFVGLMSWEAQNAQAEGQFHQEVSAEDAIRLRILANSDSIGDQALKREIRDQVNAEITEWVGDVESFNEAASTIKANIKELEAIVAKELQNRGLSQSYKVEFNTDVSFPTKLYGNIVYPAGLYNAVLITLGEGQGENWWCVLFPPLCFLDMDNAEAKELEQEPVEEVEEVETSFFIVEMFESLWDRLFG, from the coding sequence ATGAAACCAAGAGCTATTATCTATCTATTAATCTCTTTATTCGTAGGACTAATGAGCTGGGAAGCGCAAAATGCTCAAGCAGAAGGTCAATTTCATCAGGAGGTAAGTGCGGAAGATGCCATTCGCCTTCGGATTTTAGCAAATAGTGATTCAATTGGTGATCAAGCATTAAAACGTGAAATTCGTGATCAAGTAAATGCGGAGATTACGGAGTGGGTCGGTGACGTCGAGTCATTTAATGAAGCCGCATCAACGATTAAAGCAAATATAAAAGAACTAGAAGCTATTGTGGCAAAAGAGCTGCAAAATAGAGGATTATCACAAAGTTATAAAGTAGAATTTAATACGGATGTATCGTTTCCTACAAAATTATACGGCAATATTGTTTACCCAGCAGGATTATACAATGCGGTATTAATTACTTTAGGTGAGGGTCAAGGAGAAAACTGGTGGTGTGTATTGTTTCCGCCGTTGTGTTTTCTAGATATGGATAACGCTGAAGCAAAAGAGTTAGAACAAGAACCCGTTGAAGAAGTAGAAGAAGTGGAAACATCATTTTTTATCGTAGAAATGTTTGAATCTTTATGGGATCGGTTATTTGGGTAA